The window GTCCTGGCCGAGTACGGCCTGCCCTACCGCCTGGGTTTCCGTACCGGATCCGGCAGCGACACCTGGCTGGAAGAGACCGGCTACCTGGCGGAAGACATAACTACTACAACTATAGTCAAAGCCCTCATTCCGGAAGGCGTGGTCCTGCCCGGCGCGGCCCTGGCCTTGTTCGGTGCCCGCGACCTGTTCGACGAGTCCGAGACGGTCATCGCCCAGCCCATCCGCCGCAAGTCCAAGGTCTCCGCCTTCCTCTCCGACTTCCGCGACTTGGCCGTCGGCGATTACGTCGTCCACGTGGAGCACGGCATCGGCCGCTATCTGGGCCTGAAAGAGATCACCCACGGCGACTTTTCCGGCGAATTCATGGTGCTGGAGTACGCCGAGGGCGCCAAGCTCTATGTCCCGCTCACGCGCCTGGACCTGGTGCAGAAATACCGCTCCGCCGAGGGCGCCCGGCCGCCGCTGGCCCGCCTCGGCAGCGCCGCCTGGACCCGCACCAAGGCGCGCGTCAAAAAGGCCATGCAGGACATGGCCGACGAGCTGCTCAAGCTCTACGCCCAGCGCCGCGCCGCCGCCGGCCATGCCTTCCCGCCCGATAGCGAATGGCAGCGCGAATTCGAGGAGGCCTTCGAGCACAGCGAGACCGAGGACCAGGAGCAGGCCATCGTCGACGTCAAGCGGGACATGGAGTCCTCCCAGCCCATGGACCGCCTGCTCTGCGGCGACGTCGGCTATGGCAAGACCGAGGTTGCCATGCGCGCCGCCTTCAAGGCCGTCGGCGACAACAAGCAGGTGGTCGTGCTCGCACCCACCACCGTCCTGGTCTTCCAGCACTATGAGACCTTCCGCCAGCGCTTTGCCGCCTTCCCTATCACCATCGAGATGCTCAGCCGCTTCCGCACCGCCCGGCAGCAGAAGGAGATCCTGGCGCGCATCGAGGCCGGCAAAGTCGATATCGTCATTGGCACTCACCGCCTGCTCTCCCGCGACGTGCACTTCCCCAACCTCGGCCTGGTGATTGTGGACGAAGAACAGCGCTTCGGCGTGCGGCACAAGGAGCGGCTCAAGCAGCTCAAGAAGGAAGTGGATGTGCTCACCCTGTCGGCCACGCCCATCCCGCGCACGCTGCACATGTCGCTGGTCGGGCTGCGGGACATGAGCGTCATCGAAACCCCGCCCCGCGACCGCATGGCCATTCAGACCGTGGTTGCCGCCTTTGACGAGCAGCTCATCCGCACCGCCATCGAGCATGAACTGGAGCGCGGCGGCCAGGTCTACTTCGTCCATAACCGTGTGGACACCATTTACGAAATGGCCGCCCGCATCCAGGAGCTGGCTCCGCGAGCCCGGGTGCTGGTAGGGCATGGGCAGATGTCGGAGAACGAGCTGGAGAAAGTCATGCTCCGTTTCATGCGCCACGAGGCCGACGTGCTCGTCTCCACCACCATCATCGAGAACGGGCTGGACATCCCGTTGTGCAACACCATCGTCATCCATCGTGCCGACCGCTTCGGCCTGGCCGAGCTGTACCAGCTCCGCGGCCGCGTAGGCCGCTCCAACCGCCGCGCCTACGCCTACCTGCTCATCCCCGGCGCTGACGAGCTCACGCCCGTGGCTCGCCGCCGCCTGGCCGCGCTCAAGGAGTTCTCCGACCTGGGTGCGGGCTTCAAGCTGGCCGCGCTCGACCTGGAGCTGCGCGGCGCCGGCAACCTCCTGGGCGCAGAGCAGAGCGGCCACATCGAAGCCGTGGGCTTCGAGCTCTACACGCGCATGCTGGAGACCACCGTGCGCGAGCTGCAGGGCCAGGAAGCGCCGCGCGCCCCGGCTGAGACGCAGATCAACCTCGGCCTGCCCATCCGCATCCCGCCGGAATACATCCCCGACGAGAACCAGCGTCTGCGCATGTACAAACGCGTCGCCGGCGTGGAATCGGAATCGCAGCTTGCCGACGTGCGCGCTGAGCTGGCCGACCGCTACGGCCCGCCCCCGCCCGCTGTCGGCTACCTGCTGGACTACGCGGCGCTGCGCCTGCTGGCCGCCGCACAAGGCGTCACCATGATCGACCGCCGCCGCAACGAGGTGCAGGTGCACTTTTCCCCGGCGGCATCCATCGATCCCGCCCGTCTCGCCCGTTTCGTCGCCGGCGAGACCGGAGCGCAGTTCACGCCCGCCGGTGTGCTGAAGTTTTCGCTCAAATCCACCCAAGCCGCCGATGTGCTGGCGCGTCTAAAAGAGTTGCTGCTGCACCTCGCTCCCGCCGAGGCCGTTCCCGGCGCCGCGCGAGGCACCCTTGCCGCCACGGAGAAAGCATGAAATCCCGCACGTCCGCCCTGTTGCTGTTCATCCTGTTGATGCCCGCGGCTCTGGCGGCGCCTTCGCCGCAGGCCCTCAAAGTTCCTCGCGCCACCGAGAGATTTCACAAGCTGCTCGACCAGTACTTCGATGTTCGCTACCGCCATCACCCTACCGAGGCCACCGCCGCCGGCTTCCATCAGTACGACACGCGCCTGGAGGACTACAGCCAGGCTGCCGTGCGATCGGAGATCCGCGACCTGCGCCGGATCCTCGCGCGCGTGGAAGCTTTCGACCCCAAGTTGCTTCAGCCCGTGGACGCCGCCGACCGCGAGATGGCCATCTCGCTCATCCACGCCCGCCTGCTCGAGCTCGAAGACGTCCGCATGTGGGAGAAGAACCCGGATGCCTACGCCGGCAGCGCGAGCTACGCCGTGTTCGTCATCATGAGCCGCAACTACGCCCCACCGGCGGAGCGCCTGCGCGCCGTCATCGCCCGCCTGCGCCGCATGCCGGCCGTGTTCCAGGCCGCGCGCGCCAACCTGAGGAATCCGCCGCGCATTTATACCGAGATCGCGCTGCAGCAGTTGCCCGGCATCACCGGCTTTTTCCGTGACGATGTCCCCAAGGCGTTCGCCGATGTGCGGGACGAGGTCTTGCTCAGTCAATTCCGCCAGGCCAACCGGCAGGTCATCGACGCCCTCACCAGCTACGAAAAGTTCCTCCGCGAAGGCCTGCTGCCGCGCTCCAACGGCGACTTCCGCATCGGGGCCGAAAATTTCCGCAAGAAACTGCTTTACGAGGAGATGATCGACATCCCGCTCGACCGCCTGCGCGAGATCGGCTACGCCGACTTGCGCCGCAACCAGCAGTGGTTCCGCAAGACGGCCGCGCGCATCGATGCCTCCCGTCCCGCTCCGGAGGTTCTGGCCGAACTGGGCAAGGACCATCCTGCGCCCGAAGGGGTGCTCGACGCCTTCCGCGGCACGCTCGCCGGTTTGCAGGAGTTCATCACCCGGAAAAAGATCGCCACCATCCCTTCGCCCGTTCCGCCCATCCTGCAGGAGACGCCGCCCTTCGCCCGCGCCCTCACCTTCGCTTCCATGGATACGCCCGGCCCATTCGAAGAGAACGCGACGGAGTCCTACTTCAGCGTCACGCTTCCCGACAAAAGTTGGACCGCGAAACAGGTGGAAGACCACATGTCGTTCTTCAACCGCAACACCATCATCGCCACTTCTGTCCACGAGGCCTATCCCGGCCACTACCTGCAGGCGCTGTGGACCGGCCGTGCGCCCAGCCGTTTCCGCAAGCTGTTGTGGACCACCGGCGGCTTCGCCGGCTCCAATTCCGAGGGCTGGGCCCACTACGCCGAGCAGATGATGCTCGACGAAGGTTACGGCGATAACGACCCCAAGCTGCGTCTGGGTCAGCTCCAGGCCGCGCTCTTGCGCAATTGCCGTTTCCTGGTCGGCCTCGAGATGCACACCGGCACGATGACCTTCGACCAGGGCATCGACTTCTTCCAGAACGAGTGCCACGCCACCCGCGTCAACGCCGAGCGCGAAACCAAACGCGGGACCGCCGACCCCACCTATCTCATTTACACCCTCGGCAAGCTGCAGATCCTCGACCTCCGCGAGCAGTACGCCAGGAAACTGGGTAGCGCCTTCAACCTCGGCAGCTTTCATGACGCCTTCCTCGCCCAGGGCCCCGTGCCGCTGGCCGTCATTCGCAGAGCCTTGGTCGGAGAAGAGAAGGACTCCGCGAAGCAGTTCCCGGCGCTGGTTGAAGATTTCATCGCTGCCTTCTTCCGCATGAACCCCACGCCCGCGACTGTGGCCGGCATCCATGAGCACGACGGGCGCATCGAGGACTTCTCGCCCGCCGGCATCCGCGCTCAGATTGACGAGTTGCGT of the Terriglobales bacterium genome contains:
- the mfd gene encoding transcription-repair coupling factor is translated as MILPFVRQLFADVEKLDALARAIPHLRAGAGRIRVAGLVPTAKALYLVLLQHRLMRPLVTVVGNNRAAEDLAPVLRAFCELTGAAEPQSVLVLPAYDVLPYDNLSPHPEIQEQRAATLWKIASGEAAIVVAPVAAVAMRLRAAEYYAGLGRVLRRGEELDVQALVGHLNEVGYAPADLVEMPGEYALRGGILDVYSPEADRPVRVEFFGDEIESIRKFEPASQRSSNPIDAALLLPLTETPVRQEMLAAIHARLSGKRVAGAGAAVQEALAVAGVTVFPGWEMYAPLAGSEGTLLDLLPASVVMLDEPSETRAQLDHWWERVQSAHERSGVGRLAPPEDLYLPPEQLLSRLESRPGGALEHLGIEASDAALQVSLLSQPAPRFHGSIPLMIEEAQRLTTQGQRVIFAAPNAGEVERLAEVLAEYGLPYRLGFRTGSGSDTWLEETGYLAEDITTTTIVKALIPEGVVLPGAALALFGARDLFDESETVIAQPIRRKSKVSAFLSDFRDLAVGDYVVHVEHGIGRYLGLKEITHGDFSGEFMVLEYAEGAKLYVPLTRLDLVQKYRSAEGARPPLARLGSAAWTRTKARVKKAMQDMADELLKLYAQRRAAAGHAFPPDSEWQREFEEAFEHSETEDQEQAIVDVKRDMESSQPMDRLLCGDVGYGKTEVAMRAAFKAVGDNKQVVVLAPTTVLVFQHYETFRQRFAAFPITIEMLSRFRTARQQKEILARIEAGKVDIVIGTHRLLSRDVHFPNLGLVIVDEEQRFGVRHKERLKQLKKEVDVLTLSATPIPRTLHMSLVGLRDMSVIETPPRDRMAIQTVVAAFDEQLIRTAIEHELERGGQVYFVHNRVDTIYEMAARIQELAPRARVLVGHGQMSENELEKVMLRFMRHEADVLVSTTIIENGLDIPLCNTIVIHRADRFGLAELYQLRGRVGRSNRRAYAYLLIPGADELTPVARRRLAALKEFSDLGAGFKLAALDLELRGAGNLLGAEQSGHIEAVGFELYTRMLETTVRELQGQEAPRAPAETQINLGLPIRIPPEYIPDENQRLRMYKRVAGVESESQLADVRAELADRYGPPPPAVGYLLDYAALRLLAAAQGVTMIDRRRNEVQVHFSPAASIDPARLARFVAGETGAQFTPAGVLKFSLKSTQAADVLARLKELLLHLAPAEAVPGAARGTLAATEKA
- a CDS encoding DUF885 domain-containing protein, encoding MKSRTSALLLFILLMPAALAAPSPQALKVPRATERFHKLLDQYFDVRYRHHPTEATAAGFHQYDTRLEDYSQAAVRSEIRDLRRILARVEAFDPKLLQPVDAADREMAISLIHARLLELEDVRMWEKNPDAYAGSASYAVFVIMSRNYAPPAERLRAVIARLRRMPAVFQAARANLRNPPRIYTEIALQQLPGITGFFRDDVPKAFADVRDEVLLSQFRQANRQVIDALTSYEKFLREGLLPRSNGDFRIGAENFRKKLLYEEMIDIPLDRLREIGYADLRRNQQWFRKTAARIDASRPAPEVLAELGKDHPAPEGVLDAFRGTLAGLQEFITRKKIATIPSPVPPILQETPPFARALTFASMDTPGPFEENATESYFSVTLPDKSWTAKQVEDHMSFFNRNTIIATSVHEAYPGHYLQALWTGRAPSRFRKLLWTTGGFAGSNSEGWAHYAEQMMLDEGYGDNDPKLRLGQLQAALLRNCRFLVGLEMHTGTMTFDQGIDFFQNECHATRVNAERETKRGTADPTYLIYTLGKLQILDLREQYARKLGSAFNLGSFHDAFLAQGPVPLAVIRRALVGEEKDSAKQFPALVEDFIAAFFRMNPTPATVAGIHEHDGRIEDFSPAGIRAQIDELRSFERRFEQVAASTALESADRELALSFIRASVLRLESVRMWETNPDDYSSLASNTMFVLMSREFAPPEERIRPATARLRLIPQLLQQARANLKNPPRIHTETALLQLPGIIGFFENDVPAAFASVKDPRLTAGFRAANQQAIAALRDYEQFLRNDLLPRSHGDFRIGADLFRKKLLYEEMVETPLDRLLEIAYADLRRNQAAFAQTARQIDPARSPLDVLDDMERDHPKPGELLDAVRKTLGSLRDFVVQHQIITLPSDRKLRVEETPPFMRATSSASLDAPGAFEKHVNEAFYHVALPDPAATPEQIESHMRSFSYVGVVGTSIHEAYPGHFTQYLWQDQAPSKLRLFLATDFSTLGFGFAWTNVEGWAHYSEQMMLDEGYGRTGADPDLGFLRLRLSQLQDALLRNARFIVGIEMHTGKMTYEQGIDFFRREAYQPQVSAERETRRGTSDPTYLVYNLGKLEILKLREDYRKARGSQFSLRDFHDRFMQQGSVPIPVIRKALLGGTSAP